The sequence TTAAGCAAAGAGAATAAAAAGGTAGATTATTTATGATATGGGATTGTTGGGATTGACGTACCGGAAGTACGATCTGGAGCCTGCGGTTGGTTTGCCGCCATGAATCTCAAGCAAAGATCTTCAATTTTCAAGGAGACAGCACCACGCACGAGAATCCAAGCAGGAGGTACAGTATCTACCTATATAcatctatatatgtatatattttttacctCTCTCTCATCTAGTTACAAGACATAATAACaatattatgattattttattttattaaaaagtaaaattatatttgttttataacGTACGCCATGTTTATCCTGCAGATACAAGAAGTTTCTCGCTATggttttttgcttttttattggattttagttttatttatttattggtaaaattggagaaaaaaaaaagaaggaaaatgcGGGCGTGGAAGTCACTGAAATGGTAAAATTGTGGGGAAAGCCAAAGGAAGAGTGAGGTGCCCAGAAAGAGAAATGTGCACATGTAATCCTGCACACTGTGAGGACTGACTCACTTTACTTCTCTAGGGCTGTTTGGTCATTCAAAAATATGTTCAAATATAGTTTTAGGACATTAATTGAAGCGAATACTTTTCAATTCTCAATTATTGAAATGATGAAGTCGATTGTGTCAAATTTTTATTGGTATGTCGTcgatgtttttatttttatattttttttgtgtcgagaattaaatattattaaagatgaatttgaatgtTTATTGGTATGTCGTCAATGAGTAATCAAAATATAGTTTTAATCAATTGAGctattgttattattttttttatctaatcattccatttttcaagaaaaagttGGTCAAAATGATCAGTTCTTCAATATATGGTTGATAATGGATTATCATGTcgtaagtatttaattattaagACATTGTTATTTGATTTCGATGAGTTCAACAATTGAGTTacgtaaaaggaaaaaaaacaaaaaaaccataTGAGGCATTCTTCCAAATGTATTGATTGTTCCCAAGCGGCCCTTGTGATTTGGTAGCAGTGTAGCAAGTACACATGAGATCCCACAAAGCTGTGTTAACCATGTTCCTGTAAAAGGATTAGGATTCTTTTCCCTTCTCTTTtcatcccctcctctcacattctcttgttttgtctttctcttgctataaaaaattaatataagatattgatatgacttaatcgtgaccgttcaaataagagggaagggaagggaaggaaataaaagaggggagagaatcctactcccctGTAAAATGCTCTATTTCCCTTCTCTTACTCACAATCCTTCAATTGATGCAACCAAAGACAAAAACTGGGTACTCCTGCaggtctctctttctctcttgaaACCGATATTTAGTCCATATGGCGTTATTGTTGAAGAGTTGCTCGCTAAGTGTTTATAACGTACATCGTTTGTTAGAGAGGATTTGGCTTGAGTAAGACTATTCACTATATTGAAGACATTTTAAAGGAGTAAATAGATGACAACTTTCTTATTGGGTAGGTTTCTTCATGAGTAACCTTCCACCGGACAAAATCATACAATTGTCATCTATTTCCTCCTTTAAAATGTCTTCAATGTAGTGAATAGTTCTACCCAAGCAAATCCTCTCTATCAAACGAGGTCTCACTATCCAATAATGACTAACACAAGGTGAAATGGAGGACATGAGAGAATCTCCTCTCGAGGAGATTCTTGAACACAACCGgatatatgagagagagagagagagagagagagagagagagagagagagagagagagagagagagagagagagagagagagagagagagagagagagagagagaaagatgataCATGCCCCGGTTGTGTGGTAAAATCTCTCATGATTTCAACTTCTTGAGTCTGTAAAACTAATTCTCCATCAAATTGTGGGGCATTGAAGATTGTTGTGATATTTCGAAAGTGATTCAGATATCAAAAGTTGTGAGAAAAATGCCTCAATAGACAGACTTAAGCCTTCTCAGAATCTCATATGACAAGTTGACTTGCCTACACCCTCTAGATGCCATGGTAGTGTCCCGATCCAATCATACAATCTCATTTATTTTTACTTCCGCACATGGCATTGTATCATTGGTCCAAGAGTTCGACATTTTCTGCCCAACCTTTCAGTTTTTAAATTAGAAATGCAATATACTCACTTTAAGATGTTTAAGGAACACAGTTTGCTTCAAGGAAAGAAAAAGTTACAACTGCTGCTGCTAAATTATTCACAAGCTGCATTTGGGAATGAAAGAATCCTTGCCTAATTTCTTCTTTCGTGTCTATCAAATCGACACTGTAAAACATCTACTGTATGCGGTATGTTCTTACAAATGCATTTACTGCCTTTGAGTCTTTGAATCCGATATAGTATCGCTCAATTCAAGGCCCTTGGTTTCAAACGGGAAGAGCAACACGCATATCCCCGAAAGAAAAATTATAATCTCAAACAGCAGAATGGAAGCTGTTTGATGGCATCCATGCACCAAACCTACTGCCACAAGAGGGCATAACATTCCACCTATTCTTCCCATTGCACTTGCGATTCCAACACCAGTTGTTCGGACTGAGGTTGGGTATATCTAGAGTTCAAACcaaataaataaagatcaaaACCCCGGCATAAGTTCTAAATGATTTTCATGGACAAAAATTCATACAACCAGAAGACTCAGAATGTGAATATTCAAACAAGGTTCTTCACAAAATGATTTCTTAGACGCGGAGTTCTTTCATATGATAAACAATGAGATCATTTTGTATTAACATTTAtgaatgtgatgaagaataTAGAGGTTCCGTGTATGTGCTGGATGTCAAACAAAATCCAAGTtcatttgaataataaaaatcCCAGACAATATGCATTGAACGAAAGCATGGACTAGTTGCGGGCTTAAGAATCAATTTTCGTGTTTGTGTCCTCTTGAAATGATGAATGCATTAACAAATTACCTCTGGGGCATATATGTAGATTATCGTGAAGGACCCTGTGATGCATATGCGAGCTCCAAACAGAAGGATAGTGGTCAAGCCCTGAGACTGATGGACTACCAAGGGGAGTAGAAAAATGCAGCATAGGAAGAACATGGATGACATTGAAAGCTTACGACCCAGTTTATCGACCGTAGCAGCAGATATGAGGAGCCCAGGGAACTCTTCATTTCCAAACAAAGTTAAATGTGAGTCAACCAATTTCTAGAActacaaaaacactttcaattattaaacaaaaaatactGAAATATGCAGATAAATGTACCTGCAATACTAGTGATGAAAACATCTCTATAGCTAGTATCCATCGCTTTATCCGACTGTATTGGACCCGGTGTACATGTACTGTGTCTGCTGCTCAACTCAGTTGTCAGAAGCACCAGGCCGTAATATGAAAAAGCATTCCCAAAGAATACTACCCATAAGAGCAGGGTTGATCTGATTAATTTTGGGGAAAGAAGCGTTAACAGTGAAGAGATGCCCCCCACGTTAGAATCCATCTCCTTAGGAGTTGGATCTTCTTTATCTGTCGGTGAGATCAAACGTGTAGCTTCTGATGGAGTACTATTTTCAGGTAACTCAATTTTCAAATCAGAAACAAGATTCCCCGAAGGGAGTTTCGTTCCATTCATTCTTGCTACTTTCTCCAAAATATTGATTGCCTCAGTTGTTCTACCTTTTAAGCACAAATATCTCGGTGATTCAGGTGCAACCCAATAGAATATGAGGAGAAGCGATGAAGGGAGTGAAGACAAGGCAAGTAGCCACCTCCAACCAAAGTTTGGCATGACAAGCTGCAAAGAACACAACATAAGTATATGAAGGTACCAACCTTATATTCTCATTACACATGCAGCACTGCAAACGCAAAAcaaggaaaaattaaaattatctgCAGTCGAATATGTAAGGTGAATAAGGAAGTGACTCCTAATGTTTTTTGTGTTCATCGTATCCAGTTGACACGACTGCTAAAAATTAGGCAGTATTGATGCCAAAATTCCATGACTTCCAATATGTAGGGATGAAACACTgacaaaataatgaaatatacaaaaACGAAAAACCGAAAGGGGCGGATTCAAATCTAGAAAACTTAAACGATTACGAAGAAAGTACTCAAAAACATACCCACGCAAGTGAAGCCTCAAGAATTGTTCCAACAGTCCAAAAAGCTGAAAAAATAACCATCCAGGTACCTCTGTTAGGAGCAGGAATGAACTCCAGAAACCAGGATGAGAGTACAGGGCCACCTCCCAAACCAACACCAACTATGCAACGAAGGACGAGCAAGGATGTATAATTGGGGGAAAGAGCACTCAGAAAACCAGCTCCAGAAGTAACTATGGCTGTAATGAGGAATCCTTTCCTGGAGGAATAGAAGTTtaacaaaaagataaaaaaaagaacCAGTACAATTGTTAAACTTGGAAATTAGGTGCATTCAAACATTGGAAAGGCAAAAAGAGCCAAATCTGCATCAATgaagatagagaaagaaaaCTACAGTTGATAAAATGTGCAGGTACCAGAGAAATAGCATTGCTTTCACTACTAAAAGATGCAGGTTGTGCGTGCGCAGTACAAGGCATCTCAATGATGTACATCCGTCAGAATATTTAGAGGAAAGAATCATAAGAAAAGATTGTACAAAAGTCcgaattacaaaaaaaaaaatttgtcatcaTTCTTGTACAATGTATTTATACATGATCCAGACTATCTGAATTAGCCAAAGAGAAgacaaaaaaaggaaacaagAAAGTGCCCACCTACGTCCATATTTGTCAGAAACTATGCCCCACGAGTAAGCTCCGACTAGCGTTCCAACAAAAACCACACTGGTTATTAAACTTTCTTGTTCAGACGAAAGACCCCAAGCAGACTGAACCGCTGGTCCAACAAAAGAGAGTAGCATCATCTCCATGGCTTCTGAGACCCAACCCATGCCGGCATATGCAAGCACAAGAATTTGGAACTTTCCAAACCCCATGGCCACAAGAGCCTCGTCAACAGTGTACTTCGGGCTTCCATCTGCCATCTACAGGTTTGAGACGACAAAACTATTTCACCTGGTCAGATTACACACATAATTCCTAGTGCCATGTGGTCATATAAGAACGATATTTTTCTACGAACGACTACCAGAAATTTTACAACTTCGAAGTAACTTATTCATAAACCATAAATAGTTGCAGGCACTACTCATAAACAATGTTCACATGGAAAAACCGACTGTGAAGGAGAAGAACTTATATGCCACTAGGAAGCTAAAGTCGATATCCCAAACCAATCATGGGATGGGATGACGTGTGAGAATGTTAGAATACATGACGACACATGATAGGTTTGAGATACAGCCAACTTGACATCCCGGATGCATGTTAGTCTCTCTCATTGCGAATATAACCACTTATCTGGGAACACAGAAAATATAACCACTTATAAGGAATTAAAATTATCCAATTGAAGTTTTTATCTTAGACAAGTTTCTGCAGGTCCGCTCTAACTCTTAACTTTCTCcaaataatcccaaaaaaaatggaaacaatattaaacaaaaGCATATGTAAAGGAAAACttggaaaattaaaaactaacctGCAATGTTGAAAGAAAGATCTTCCAGTTCTGTTCTGAATAATCAGCTCAAATTCTAGATTCCCTCaagttttcatttttgtgtGAAATTCTGAGAACTTAATGAATTGGGAAATTGTGCAGAACGAAAAATAGAGAGGAAGAATGACAAAAGGATATTGATTTTCTGGTGTTGTGGGAGTTTGGTGACTTGTTCGGCTTCCCGCTTCCATCTAACATTCTaactcacctctctctctctccgaccTATGATATGACCctttttgtctttttcattattttaatgTTAAACTGTTAAACACTCGATTAAATTCTTATTTATAATAAAGTAATACAAAATGCTGATGTGGAAATAAGTGAAAGGACTTTAATAAAAACTTTGGAAGACACAAGGTTTCAGTCAAGAAAATGTCGTCATCAAGGATTGAAAcctaatttttctttcttttaatcaCTTGTTTGTTACAGTTAAAGGCTAAAAGAGAATGATTAGGCCaacaattcaaaaacaaaatctaaTTGACTGGTTTAATTCACatatgcaaattttttattaagttttGTTTGTGTAAAATGTGATGATCCATACATACAGCTAATGCTtatgcataaaaaaataaaaataaaattcgattcgtgttttaattttaatgacATCATTGCCTTGGAGACTTTCGGTTTTCTTAGCTGAACTGTCAAGCTTTGTTATCCTCCATATGGGTAAAGATTTATCAAATTTTTAAGGAGAGTACTGAAGTGTTCACTATTTGGCTTGTTATTGTGTCGTTCACCTTGGGGTTCATTAGGGGATATGCCCTTCTTGTGTTTCTTGTAGGAAATCACAGTATCTCGAGGATTGAACTGTAATGTCGTTAGACAATTGATGACTGCGGTAgtgccaaagagaaatagcaccAAAGGGAATAAGAGAATTGATTTTACGTTGGAAGATTTGTCTAGAGAAATGaatcctccttttatagacttcATCATACCCTTCTAGAGAGTTGTGAGACTTTTCTGAATTGTCTTATCATTTCATGACAAGACACGTCACTTATGGAAAGATTATAACCATATGTTAAAGCATTACCTCTTATCACACCCTTGATTATGTGTATATTAGTACACACCAATCTTGTGGTGCACTTTTATACATCAAATACAAACGTATGGTAAAGCCAACATCTATGCCTGCAGTATTATCTTGACGACTAATATGTGTTTGATATGCCTGCAATATTATTGTTCAGTTTGGTTTTAACTCTTCTGAACTAATTGAAATCGCAGCTCACTCTCCACTTGGACAATTTCTGTTACACTTCCCATCCTTCCTTTTCTCCAATGATCAAATTTGGAAGCGCAACTCAACAAATAGTGATTTTATTTGAGCACTTATAGGTACTTATTGCTTACACATATTTGaccgttattttttatttaatggcCCCCAGTAACTTAAGCATAAGCGTTGAATTAAATTCAACAATCTAATACATGTTGGCTTGAGTGCCTATAGGTACTCAAGAAAAATTGAATCTGTGTTGGTTTTGGATAGTTGTTCTGTAAATtatttcaacaaaaaatatcatgtttgcttCTTAAATCAGTAATCAACTTTGTGCCCCATCTAGGCCCAAAGATATTTGGTCTGCCTAAACGTAGGTCTATGAACCCAGGAAGCAAAGCAATACCAGAAAAAAGTTATAGCCAAAGAACCATCAGAGTGACCACACATCCAACCACAGAAAAAGTTAGGAGAAAAGGACCTACTGGTCCTATTTATGaagaagttttaacgaaacacatctgatactgtttatttttaacaaaaatgatatttttactctaaaaattcactcatggtactattcacttacaacatttttttgtcattttgattaaaactcaaagttttcaaactcttttaattagttttccttatttataaaggaaaactaacgaaaagtctaaaaaaacttcatttttaatgaaaagctctttttgaaggtatagtgaatagtatcagggaaagttataaatgtgatttttcgttaaaagtgaacagtaccgggagtgttttgttaaaactccctatttATAATTGAGATGAATGGCCAATCCTAAGCTCCATGAGGCAACACTGTTCTCAAGCTATACGAATTTCCTCATCCCCCTAACCTTTTGTTCTTTCACTTTTCACAAATCTAGTGGATGTAGTAGCTCTCTCAATTTACAATCTATACCGCTAGTACCACCGAGTGCAGcacggacttggattctctgccctcccaattcGGTGCCCTCCCCTTGCCCTCCTatttgtatggtcacggttaagccacgtcaatattttatattactatttttttttgtcttattatttttataaaaaacaatataaaatgttagcatggattaaccgtgaccacacaaaacaggagggcacgggaagggtaccgaaatgggagggcagagaatccaagtccgtgCAGCACATAGTGGGACTGTCAGTGACGTAAACTAAAATAATTGCAACAGCCAAAATCTCATGTCTATTCATGCATTTGGTTATTAGACCACTAATTACAGAATGTTGGGAGGGAGCCAATCATCTGAAAGTGGAATCTAAATCAACCAGTAATCATGTAACTTGTGTAACTATTTGGTGGTTTTTTATTGGTTGGCAGGTTGACAGTGAGTAGCTTGTCACTTGCCACTCTTCTTATAGAACCATCATACACATTGAATCAAATTATGAAGAGGTTTTTCAGTGTGTTTGAAACACGAGCATATATGCTTTTTGTTATAATAACATATGCTGTATTGTCTCGTATTCCTGACACATTGGACAATCTTCAAGTGATGGATTAGGCATTAATCTTCCGTAAATGGTTATGACAAACAGTAATTTTGGAGAAATTGATGTGAATTGTCTCCTTCGGTGTTAGAAAACTCTTTGAACGATCtacacatcttttttttttcattattattattgaaaCTGAATCATTTTATGAAAATACAGACATTACACCAGATAAGATTGGTTTAAACTTAAAACATGATTATGTTTTGTCtcttaaaataaaaatcaaattgtaCTCATATTATAGTAGATAAAGTCTTAAAGAGAAAGGGACTAATTGTTGTTTAAAAATATGGCACTTGTTGAGAATAGAGATTTTGGCCATTAATTGTTGAAGTGGTAGAGTGTAATCTGTATCTTGATTAAATTAGGGATTAGATTGGATCAGATTAGATTACTTGATGGTATAGGAATTAATGTCTGCAATAACAAACCAAACTATAAAAGATCAAGCATTATGCAACTTGCGTAGAGAACATGCATGTTGATTGATGGCGAAAAACCAAAGCTTCCTTCGAACCATTCGATCATTTGTGCTTATAATTAATCAACCAAGTATTAACGATTATTCAAGAGTTATTAAATAAATAGGGGGTGCTACACACTAAATCTGTGTATTTGATTTGTGCACTAAATGATCTGACACATTCTACACCATATAAATTTTtaggatttttatcacaaatggttccTGGATTGACCTAACTCCTCATTTTAGTCCCTCAATTTCATGCCGCCTCCTGAAATTGGTCGTCGCAAATCAATTGGATCCTTCTGTGCAACATTAATGGAATAATTGACGGAATAGTAACATAAGGACTAAATTGATTTGCGATAACTTATTTTAGGGATGACATTTATTGACTTTGAAATTGAGGGATCAAAATGAAAACTTAAGTCAATTCTAAgaatcatttgtgataaaaactctaaatttttatacaattattaatcaaatttcaaatttaagtAAAGTATAAAATTAATTGGTATCACATTATTTGATGCACGAATTTATTATATGCAGCACCACATATTTAAATAAGAAACACTAAATACAAAAATTAGCACTGATGCATGTTTTTGTACTGCTCATAGCCTCATATCATATGCCAGAAACCCTAAATACAAAATGTTTTGCTTTTACTTCTACacaaattaattatattaaGAATGAATATAACTTTCAAACACAAGATCTCGGGTGTAGATATTTTCCGAACATGAAATTAACGTTATTTTGATAAGGATCAGAAGCACAGCTAATTACAATAAAATATGTTTACATAAGCAAGGGTCATTAGAATCCATggtataaaataaaaactagttGCAGAACAAAAATCTTAAAGTACTATGTATGAATTTAATCATTAACAACAAATCAATTAACGTTGGCTACGTCAGGTAGAAGATACAGTCTCTGTTTTTTGGTCAAGGGTAGAAGATACTGCCAAAAACATATGTGGAATCTTACGCTTTTGTGTGCGCTTATTTTTATTAGTCAGAAACATAGAGCTAATAGTAAATTACACATTGATTGGGTCACACAATATCAAATTTGGCATTTGAACAAACACAAAGTAATGATCATTTGGTATATTTTAACCTCCctatacttttatttaaaaatttccTGATGCTAAAAGTAATACGTGAAGTACAAAAATTATGCACTTTGTTCGGTTACGCAGGCATGATACAAAAGAACCAATTCATAAGAGATAGAGTGGCTAaataggagaaattttttattgtgaccggAACACGGATGGTACAACATGTGGTTTTATATAAGTGCTgagaaatattattttttatgttattaactttttaacacacatatctcactattCATGTAATGACACGTGAAGTACTATTCGATGTTccaatcacattgaaaaatctcttgctAAATAGGACTTTGTTGACGCTATTACTACATAGTCAACTTGAAAAATTATAACTTGCCTCGATTTTCGGTGTGATTCTTTTGTGGCtatacatatattttctcaaataaaCCGTCTGAGGCTAGTgcatatatatgcatattaAAGACAATaaaatcctaaaaaaaaaaaaagcagttgcAGATTGTGAGTGAGCACGTGGTTGATTCTCCTGATATTTAGGGCGTATTTATTTAATTCACTGCATTTTAAGCcatttctttctgttttctttagCGTAGTTTAAGATAAAATATCACTTTTAAACCGAAATAAAAACTAACGGACACCATTTTTT is a genomic window of Malus domestica chromosome 09, GDT2T_hap1 containing:
- the LOC103411554 gene encoding organic cation/carnitine transporter 7-like; this translates as MADGSPKYTVDEALVAMGFGKFQILVLAYAGMGWVSEAMEMMLLSFVGPAVQSAWGLSSEQESLITSVVFVGTLVGAYSWGIVSDKYGRRKGFLITAIVTSGAGFLSALSPNYTSLLVLRCIVGVGLGGGPVLSSWFLEFIPAPNRGTWMVIFSAFWTVGTILEASLAWLVMPNFGWRWLLALSSLPSSLLLIFYWVAPESPRYLCLKGRTTEAINILEKVARMNGTKLPSGNLVSDLKIELPENSTPSEATRLISPTDKEDPTPKEMDSNVGGISSLLTLLSPKLIRSTLLLWVVFFGNAFSYYGLVLLTTELSSRHSTCTPGPIQSDKAMDTSYRDVFITSIAEFPGLLISAATVDKLGRKLSMSSMFFLCCIFLLPLVVHQSQGLTTILLFGARICITGSFTIIYIYAPEIYPTSVRTTGVGIASAMGRIGGMLCPLVAVGLVHGCHQTASILLFEIIIFLSGICVLLFPFETKGLELSDTISDSKTQRQ